Part of the Rhodothermus bifroesti genome, TAATTGCCCAAGGAAGGTAACGGTCGGGGGTGAACATGGGCTGGGCAACATCAGCGGCCGTGAACAGCTTAGACCACTACACTGGGCAGGGAGTAGAAAAAGTCAAAAAGCTTTTAGGAAAATAGCTCTTGGGTTGGCTTGAACCTAACAGGAAGATCCTATGGAAACCTCTACGGTTGCTTTAAAAACACTGGCGCGCCTTGAGCCGTGGCGCTTCCGACCTTTTCGCAAGGCGGCGGTGCTGGGTGCAGGGACTATGGGTGCCCAAATTGCAGCCCACTTGGTCAATGCGGGCTTAGAAGTCTGGTTGTTGGACATTGCGCCACCTGAAGGGCCCAAAAATGCCATTGTCGAGCAGCAATTTCGCAAAGCACTTGCGCTAAAGCCCGATCCTTTCTTTGATGAGGCAGCCAAACAGCGCATTCGGTTAGGCAACTTCGAGGAACACTTTGACCACGTCGGTGAAGCCGATTGGGTTATCGAGGCTGTGGTCGAGCGCTTGGATATCAAGCGGCAGGTGATGGCTCGCGTAGAAGGTGTTGCTCGAGAGGATGCGGTGATCTCCACAAATACCAGTGGTTTGCCTATTCGTGAGATTGCCGAAGGCCGCTCGGAAACGTTTCGACGTCGCTTTCTGGGCACGCACTTTTTCAACCCGCCACGCTATCTCAAGCTGCTCGAGCTGATTCCCACGGCCGATACCGATCCCGAGGTTCTGGGTCGCGTGGCGCACTTTGCCCGTTTTTATCTGGGCAAGAGCATTGTAGTGGCGCATGACGTGCCTTACTTCATTGCCAACCGTATTGGGGTCTATGGCATGATGCGGGTGATGAGGCAATTTCTGGAAGGACAGTACACGATTGAAGAAATTGATGCCCTTACAGGGCCTCTGGTGGGCCGGCCCAAGTCGGCCACATTTCGCACAGCCGACCTGGTTGGGCTCGATGTCATGCTGGATGTTGCCCGAAATCTGTACGAAAAGGTTCCTGGGGATGAAAACCGTGAAGCCTTTAAACCACCTGCGTTGCTAGAGACCCTGGTAGCTCAAGGAGCGCTAGGACAAAAAACCGGTGCAGGGTTCTACAAAAAAGAAAATGGCCAGATTAAGTCGATTAATCCGGCCACAGGCCAGTATGAACCGCCGCGGCCGCTCAACCTGGGTGACCTGGAGCGCTTTAAGGCAATTGCGGACTTGCGGGCGCGTCTTCGGGCACTCTACGAGGACTCGGGCCGTGTGGGAACGTTTTTCCGCGTCACCACGCTCGACCTGTTGGCCTATGCCGCCCACCGCATTCCGGAAATCACCGAAAACCCGGCTGACGTCGACCGGGCTATGCGTTGGGGCTTTGGCTGGGAGCTAGGGCCGTTTGAAATTTGGGATGCCTTGGGCGTTAGCCGTGTAGTGGAGGATTGCCGTAGCCTGGGATTGACCTTGCCTGATTGGGTGACGGTCATGGCCCAGCAAGAAGGGGCATCGTTTTACAAACAGGAAAACGGCCGCTTGCTGGTGTACCGTCCAAGTGAGGGACGGTACGAAGAAGATCCGCTTCCCGGAGATGAGATTCGGCTTGCTGTCCTCAAGGCCGATCCAAAGCGTACACTTTGGAAAAACGAAGAAGCCGCGTTGCTGGACTTAGGCGATGGCGTGGTGCTCTACGAATTCCGCTCTAAAGCAAATGCCCTAGGCCAGTGGGTGATGCAAGGCCTGGCCGAAGTGATCGATCGCGTTGAAAACGATCCTAATCTCCGCGGGCTGGTAATCGGTAACGAAGGTCGCCATTTTTCTGTAGGGGCCAATTTGGGCGAAGTGGTGATGGCTGTAGCTCAGCAGGACTTCAAGCTGCTCGAGATGTTTCTCGAGCAGTTTCAAGCCGTGATTCAGCGGGTGCGCTATGCTACTAAGCCGGTGGTGGTGTGCGTCCATCAACGCGCGTTGGGTGGAGGCTGTGAGATGGTTATGGCTTGTCCTCATCCCGTAGCTGCTGCGGAAAGCTACCTAGGGCTGGTCGAATTGGGTGTGGGTTTAATTCCGGCCGGTACAGGTACGACGCGCTTAACGATCAAAGCAGCCGAGCAGGCGCCCAGTGGTCATCCCAGCGAGATCCTGCCCTGGATCCGCAAATACTTTGAGACCATCGCAATGGCTCAGGTAGCCACCAGCGCTCGGCAGGCGCAAGCGATGGGCTTTTTGCCTGCGCACGCTTGCATCGTGATGCACGAAGACCGGCGCTTCCACGCAGCAAAGCAAGAGGTCATTCGTCTTTCTGAGCAAGGTTATGCGCCGCCCGTTAGGCCCACAAGGGTTAAAGTGCTAGGCCAGCCGGGATATGCAGCGCTTATGGTGGGCGTTGATCAGTATCGCAAAGGGGGCTTTATCACCGAGTACGATCAGTATCTGGCCTCAAAGCTCGCCTATGTAATGACCGGAGGTGCGCTGACGCACCCACAGGAGGTCTCCGAAGACTATTTACTTGCTTTAGAGCGTGAAGTCTTCCTGCATCTTTTGGGGCAGCCTAAAACGCAAGAGCGCATCCTGCACCTGCTCCAAACCAACAAACCACTCCGCAACTGATGCCAAAAAGCACGCAAGCCATGCAAGCCAACGGAGCCTATATCGTTAGTATTGTGCGCACGCCGGTGGGTAAAGCCGAAAAGGGGGCGTTGCGCAACGTTCGTCCAGAAGAGCTAGGCGCCATTGCCGTGCGCGAAGCCATTCGCCGCGTCAAAGGCCTGGAGCCGGAATTGATTGACGATGTGATCATGGGGTGCGCTTTCCCGGAAGGCCCACAGGGCATGAACCTTGGTCGCATCGTTGCCCAAAAAGCCGGCTTACCGGATAGCGTTCCAGGCGCCACCGTTAACCGCTTTTGCTCGTCGGGTCTGCAAACGATTGCCATGGCCACGCAGGCTATTGTTGCAGGCTATGCCGATGTTGTGGTCGCTGGGGGTACGGAGTCGATGAGCCAAGTGCCCATGAGTGGTTTTTTCTTTCAGCCCGATCCTGAATTGGTGGCGCGCGACATCGATGTGTACCTGTCGATGGGTCTTACGGCCGAAAATCTGGCTGAGCGCTACGGCATTTCGCGCGAGGAGGCCGACCGCTTTGCGTTGCGTTCGCATATGCGGGCTGTTGAAGCCATTGATGGGGGACGGTTTGACGAGGAGATCGTGCCGGTTCGGGTGCGTGAGGTGGTCTACGACAATGGGCAAACGCGCCTGGAGGAAAAAGAAGTTCGTATCGATGAAGGACCGCGTCGCGACACCAGCTTAGAGGCTTTGGCCGCGCTGCGGCCGGTTTTTAAGCAAAACGGTACGGTTACAGCCGGAAACGCTTCGCAGAAGTCCGACGGAGCGGCAGCTGCTGTGGTAATGAGCGAGCGTATGGTGCGTGAGCTTGGGGTTGAGCCCTTGGGGCGGCTGATTGGCTTTGCGTTGGCAGGCGTGCCACCCGAGATCATGGGTATTGGTCCGGTGGAAGCCATTCGCAAAGTACTTAAGCAAACGGGGCTGTCGCTTAAAGACATCGACCTCATTGAGCTTAACGAGGCGTTTGCTGTACAGGCCCTGGCGGTCATACGTGAAGTTGGCCTCGACGAGGAGAAGGTGAACGTCAACGGCGGTGCGATTGCACTGGGGCATCCGCTGGGCTGCACCGGTACGAAGCTGACGGCTACGCTACTCTACGAGTTGCGGCGGCGGGGTGGTCGCTACGGTCTGTGTACCATGTGTGTAGGAGGGGGCATGGGCGCGGCCGGCCTTATCGAAAACCTGCAACGCTGAGTTTCTAAGGCACCAACTGCCAAGCATACACGGAGGGTACTATGAACCTACCGTTTTATCATTTTTTGGAGCCTATAGGTGCTGGCTGGGTTGTGCTGCTGGTACTGGCGGGCGCATTGACGCTGGCGTTTACGGGTGCACCGCTGGGGCTATGGACGCTGGCCGTGGCTGTTGTGCTCTATGGCACGGCGGCACCTGTTTGGCTTTGGGTGGTCTTCGGCGTACTGGCCATTGCGTTCAACCTAAAGCCATTGCGGCGGGCATTCCTCTCTAAGCCCCTGATGAACCTGCTGAGGACCTCGGGCTTTTTGCCTAAAATTTCGGACACCGAGCGCACAGCCATTGAAGCCGGTACCGTGTGGGTTGAGGGTGAGCTGTTTGCCGGCAAGCCCAATTTTCACCGCTTACTGCGTGAAACAAGCTATCCATCGCTTTCCGAAGAAGAGCGCGCCTTTCTGGAAGGTCCGGTTGAAGAACTCTGCCGCATGGTCAACGACTGGGACGTCTGGCGACGGCGCGACTTGCCGCCTGAGGTGTGGCAGTTTATCCGAGAGCACAAGTTTTTTGGCATTATCATTCCCAAAGCCTACGGTGGTTTAGGCTTCTCGGCCCTGGCCAATAGCGCCGTGGTGCAAAAGCTGGCCTCGCGCTGCGGTCCCTTGGCTACAACCGTGATGGTGCCAAATTCGCTTGGACCGGCCGAACTGCTGATTCACTACGGAACGCCAGCGCAACGCGATTATTATCTGCCGCGGCTAGCGCGTGGCGAGGAAATCCCTGCTTTTGCCCTGACGGAACCTGGAGCTGGATCGGACGCAGGCGCTATCCAGGCTACCGGGATAGTGTTTCGTGGTGAAGATGGCCAGCTTTACTTGCGCTTGAACTGGCAAAAGCGCTACATCACGCTGGCTGCCATTTCAACCGTGCTGGGGTTAGCCTTTAAACTCCGTGATCCGCAAAACTTGCTGGGCCAAGGTGAGGACGTGGGCATCACGTGTGCGCTCATTCCCACCAGTACGCCGGGCGTGAAACTAGGCATGCGGCATGACCCCCTCGGCGTGCCCTTTTACAACTCACCCGTTGAAGGGCACGACGTCGTCGTTCCCATCGATGCGATTATTGGCGGGCCACAGTGGGCTGGCAAAGGCTGGCGCATGTTGATGGAATCATTGGCAGCTGGACGAGGCATCTCGCTGCCTGCATCATCGGCCGGTGGGGTTAAGCTGGTCTACCGCGTTGCCTCGGCGCATGCCAAGGTGCGGCGGCAGTTTGGATTGCCTATTGGGATGTTTGAAGGCATTGAAGAGCCGCTGGCCCGCATCGGGGGGTTCAACTACCTGATTGAAGCTGCACGGGTCTACACGTGTGGTGGGCTGGATCGTGGCGCCAAGCCAGCTGTGGTTTCAGCCATCATGAAGTACAACACGACTGAGCTCGGCCGCCAGGTGATCAACGATGGGATGGATATCTTGGCCGGGAACGGCATTTCCCGAGGACCACGTAACCTGCTGGCCCATGGGTACATTGCGACGCCGATTGGAATCACGGTCGAAGGCGCGAATATCCTAACGCGCACATTGATGATTTTCGGCCAGGGGGCCATCCGCTGCCACCCATATGCCTACAAAGAAATCAATGCCCTAGCTCAAGGAGATGTGCAGGCGTTTGACGAGGCGTTCTGGGGCCATGTTGGCCTGGTGGTGCGCAACAGCGCCCGCGCACTGCTGCTCAGCTTGACGCGTGGTCGGCTAGCGCGCACGGGCGTTTCTGGACCAGCTGCCCGCTATGCGCAGAAACTGGCTTGGGCTTCGGCCTCGTTTGCCTTCTTGGCCGATCTGGCTATGGCCGTGCTGGGCGGTAACCTTAAGCGAAAGGAAAAGCTTACAGGCCGTTTTGCTGATATCTTTTCGTGGATGTATCTGGCTACCGCTACCCTACGGCGCTTTGAAGCTGAGGGTCGCCTCGAAGAAGACCGGCCGTTTTTCGACTGGGCCATGCAGTATGCCTTTTTCCGCATGCAACAGGCCTTCGAGGGACTTTTGGATAACCTGCGCATTCCAGGACTGACCTGGTTTTTGCGTGGACCGGCAGCCTGGTGGTCGCGCCTCAACCCACTGGGGAGGATGCCCTCCGACAGCTTGGGGCATCGCGTGGCACAGTGCATGCAACTGCCGGGTGCGCAACGCGAGCGCATGACTGCTGGCATGTATTTGCCGTCGGATCCAAACGACGCCTTGGCTCGCCTTGAGCGGGCATTTCAGTTGGCTTACGAAGAAGATGAGCTGCTCAAGAAAGTCCACGCCGCTGTCAAACAAGGCGTACTGCAAAAAGATCGGCCAGATCGTTTAGTGCACCAGGCCGTGGAAAAAGGCATCCTGACGGCCCAAGAGGCCCAGCGCATTCAAGAAGCCGAAGCAGCGCGTTGGGATGCCATCCAGGTCGATGCCTTTACGCTCGAGGAATACCGCCGTTTCTACAATGCACCACCGGCCGGTATTGCAGCCGCTGGCGACGGTAGCCGCTCAGCCGTGGCTACGCAGCCGTAGCCGTTGTTGGGAGTGGTTAAGGGTTCAAGAGCCGGCCTTGGGTCGGCTCTTTTTTGTGGGCATTCCCGCTGGAACGTTGGCCATCGGTAGGCGTGAGACTGCCCGCCTGCACAGCAGGCTATTTTAAAAAGGCTGAATAAATCCGCTATGAAGCGCCTGGTCGTCGTTGAGTCGCCTACAAAAGCACGTACGATCCGCAACTTCCTGCCGAAAGATGGCTTTCGCGTTGAAGCAAGCATGGGGCATATTCGCGATTTGCCCGCTTCGGCAGCTGAAGTTCCTGAAAACCTAAAGCATGAGGCCTGGGCACGGCTGGGCGTGCGCATTGACCGCGATTTTGAACCGCTTTATGTCATTCCACGCGATAAACGTAAGGTCGTTCAGCAACTCAAAGAAGCGCTAAAAGAAGCCGACGAGTTGTACATTGCTACCGACGAAGACCGTGAGGGCGAATCTATCGGCTGGCATCTGGTCGAAGTGCTCAAACCTACGGTGCCAGTTCGACGCATGGTGTTTCACGAGATCACGCGCGAGGCGATCGAAGCGGCTTTGCGCAGTCCCAGACAGATCGATCTGAACCTTGTGGAAGCGCAGGAGGCGCGGCGCATTTTAGATCGATTGGTGGGCTACCTTGTCTCACCAGTGCTTTGGCGTAAAATCGCTCCACGGCTTTCGGCTGGGCGCGTGCAAAGCGCGGCCGTTCGGCTCCTGGTTTTGCGCGAAAAAGAGCGCATCGCCTTTGTCGCTGCAACCTACTGGGACCTTAAAGCCCTACTGGAACACGAAGGCCAGCGCTTTGAAGCGGTACTGACGCACCTAGATGGCATCCGCATCGTTGGGGGTAAGGACTTTGATGAGCATACAGGGCGCCTCAAAGCTGGGCTAGTGCCCGGGCGTGAGGTGATCCTGCTGGATGAAGCACAAGCGCAAACGCTAGCGCAGCGGCTCAGCACCGAGCGTTGGAGGGTGGTCGATCTTGAATCGCGTACGGTAAGCCGCTCGCCGGCTCCACCCTTCATCACCTCGACGTTGCAGCAAGAAGCCAGCCGCAAGCTAGGCCTTTCGGCACGGCAAACCATGCAAATCGCTCAGCGCTTATACGAACAGGGCTACATTACTTACATGCGGACCGACTCGACGCATCTCTCTCAAGAAGCCATAGAAGCCAGCCGCAGAGCGATTGTTGAACGTTATGGAAAAGCATACCTGAGTCCGCAGCCGCGTCAGTATCAAAGCCGGGTGCGTAATGCCCAAGAAGCACATGAGGCCATTCGCCCGGCCGGACGTGAAATGAAAACTGCCGAGGAATTGGGCTTAAAGGGGATAGATGCCGCCTTGTACGACCTAATCTGGAAGCGCACCATTGCTTCGCAGATGGCAGATGCACGGCTTCAGCTCCTAACGGTACATCTGGACGCGGGTGATCGGCCCCCCATTGCCCGCTTTAGGGCCTCAGGACGCACAATTGAGTTTCCAGGCTTTTTCCGGGCTTACGTAGAGGGCAGCGATGACCCTGAAGCTACGCTTGAAGACCGCGAGCAGCCGCTCCCACCACTCCAACGAGGAGACCAGCCTCGCTGCCAGAAAGTGGAGGCGCAACGGCACGAAACGCGCCCACCAGCGCGCTACACTGAAGCTACGCTCGTCAAGACCCTAGAACAAGAAGGCATTGGCCGACCTAGCACCTACGCCACCATTATCGACACCGTCCTCCAGCGCGGCTATGCCATTCGCCGTAACAACCAGCTGGTGCCAACTTTTATGGCCTTTGCCACCAATAATTTGCTAGAGACCTGCTTCCAAAAACTGGTCGATCTCGGATTTACCGCGCAAATGGAAGAGGCGCTCGACGAGATCGCTGCAGGCCGACAAAAAACTGTGCCTTATCTGCGACAGTTTTATGAGGGGGAGGAAGGTCTGGAACGCATGATTGATGCGGCACTGGAGCATATAGACCCCCGTGAGGTGTCGACCATCCGCTTTCCGCAGTGGGAGCCGTATGTGGTGCGGGTGGGACGCTACGGACCTTACGTAGAAGGACCGCTCGATGGCCAACTGGTGACGGCATCGCTACCACCTGAGCTGACTCCTGGTGAGGTCACGCGCGAAAAGCTTGAAGAAATCCTGCGTGGTGAGCAAGTCGATGATCGCGTGCTCGGATTGGATCCCAAAACGGGCCTTCCTGTGCTCCTGCGCCGTGGACCCTATGGATACTACGTGCAATTAGGGGACGACGAAGCACACGGTAAACCCAAGCGGGTTGCTTTACCGCCAGGCATGGAGCCTGCCGTGGTCACCCTGGAGCATGCCCAGGAGCTTCTGAAGTTACCCCGGCAGTTGGGTAAGCACCCCGAAACGGGTGCGCCGGTGCTTGTCGGCATTGGCCGCTACGGCCCTTATGTCCAGCACGGGCGCACGTTTGCTTCGCTTAAAGAAGAAGATGATGTGTTTACCCTAGATCTAGAGCGCGCCTTGGAACTGCTGGCCGAAAAAGAAGCCCGCAGCCGACCGCTCCGTAGCCTGGGGCGCCATCCCGAAACTGGCGATCCTGTGGAGCTCTGGGAGGGCCGCTACGGCCCCTACGTGAAATGCGGCCGCACGAACGCCTCGCTGCCCGAAGGCCGTGCTCCTGAAGCCCTTACCCTCGAAGAAGCGCTCGAACTGCTGCGCACCAAAGCCCAAAAGCCACGCTATGCGCGTCGCAAATCGCGCTGAAGTTTAGCTTGTAGCAGTTGGAATCCACCGGGTTAACACCGCTTTCAGCTCGTCTTTCTTAAAGGGCTTGGCAATGTAGTCGTCCATGCCTGCCGCTAAGCAGCGCTCACGCTCGCCACGCAACGCGTTGGCTGTCATGGCAATGATGGGCGTGCGACGGCCCTGCTGCGCTTCATAAGTGCGAATTTGCACGGTGGCTTCAAAGCCGTCCATGCCCGGCATGTGCACGTCCATCAAGATAGCATCGTAGTGGCTTCGCTGAACAGCATCGACGGCCTGTTTGCCATCGCTGACCACATCGCAGGTGTAGCCCAAGCGCTCCAGATGGTAAAGGGCTACTTTTTGATTTACCGGGTTGTCCTCGGCCAGGAGCACATGTCCGAGCCGGGGTGTTGCAGCAGATGCAGGCAACGCCTCGATTGCCGCCGTTTCAGAGCTGGTCGAGGGAGCTGTTGCACTGACCGGCTGCCTGGCCTGGCGGATCTTGACGAGCGTGTTGAATAGGTAAGACTGGCGGGTCGGTTTTGATAGAATGGCGGCAAAAAGCGATTCATCCATGAGGTGATAATCCTGGCGCGTAAACAAATACGAGCTAAGCAAGACAAGTGGGGTGTCGGCCAGCGCTGCATCTTGCTTAATGGCCCGGGCCAGCATAACACCATCCATTTCCGGCATCATCATGTCGAGGATAGCGATTTCTAACGGGTGCTTTTGGCGTGCGGCCGCCCGCATCAGCTCAAGCGCTTCAGCAGCGCTTCGGGCCAGGGTAGGATGCATGCCCCAGTTGAGCGTCTGGCGACGCAGGATTTCACGATTGGTTTCGTTGTCGTCGACGATGAGGACGCGCACGCCCCGGAGCAGCGCGCGGCGCTCATCGCCGTTAAGCTTCGCTTGCCGTGGCCGCCGAAAAGGAATGCGTACGGTAAACGTTGAACCTTTTCCTGTCTCACTCGCTACGCTAATGGTACCGCCCATCATTTCCACAAGCTGCTTCGAGATGGCCAGGCCTAAGCCTGTCCCTCCATAGCGTCGCGTTGTAGAACTGTCGAGCTGCGAGAACGGCTGAAACAGCCGGTCTAGCCGCTCTGGAGGAATGCCAATGCCCGTGTCTTGCACCACAATACACCAATGGGCTCGGCGCTCGGTAAGGTTTTCCAGCTTGGCTTCAACGATAACCTCGCCATGCTCGGTAAACTTGATTGCGTTTCCTACCAAGTTTGAAAGCACCTGGCGCAGCCGGTGCGGGTCGCCTTGCACGTCCAGCCCGCGTTCTTCAATAAAACAAACCAACTCCAACTGTTTGGTAGCTGCACGTGAAGCAAAAAGCGTAATGACATCTTCGATCACTTCCTGCAGGTCGAAGTCGAGCGTTTCCAGTTCTAGCCGGCCAGCTTCGATCTTGGAAAAGTCTAGGATGTCGTTCAAGATGGTCAGGAGTGTTTCGCCGCTGCGGTGGATGATTTCCACGCATTCGCGCTGTTCTTTGGTAAGATCCATCTCGAGCAGTAGCTCGGTCATGCCCAGCACGCCGTTCATTGGCGTGCGGATTTCGTGGCTCATGTTGGCCAGAAATTCGTTTTTAAGCTGACTGGCACGAACAAGCTCTGCATTGGCCTGCTCTAGGGCTTCTTTGGTACGCTGCAGGTCGGCCAACGCGGCTTCCAGCTGGCGTTTTTGCTGCTCAAGTT contains:
- a CDS encoding 3-hydroxyacyl-CoA dehydrogenase/enoyl-CoA hydratase family protein, producing the protein METSTVALKTLARLEPWRFRPFRKAAVLGAGTMGAQIAAHLVNAGLEVWLLDIAPPEGPKNAIVEQQFRKALALKPDPFFDEAAKQRIRLGNFEEHFDHVGEADWVIEAVVERLDIKRQVMARVEGVAREDAVISTNTSGLPIREIAEGRSETFRRRFLGTHFFNPPRYLKLLELIPTADTDPEVLGRVAHFARFYLGKSIVVAHDVPYFIANRIGVYGMMRVMRQFLEGQYTIEEIDALTGPLVGRPKSATFRTADLVGLDVMLDVARNLYEKVPGDENREAFKPPALLETLVAQGALGQKTGAGFYKKENGQIKSINPATGQYEPPRPLNLGDLERFKAIADLRARLRALYEDSGRVGTFFRVTTLDLLAYAAHRIPEITENPADVDRAMRWGFGWELGPFEIWDALGVSRVVEDCRSLGLTLPDWVTVMAQQEGASFYKQENGRLLVYRPSEGRYEEDPLPGDEIRLAVLKADPKRTLWKNEEAALLDLGDGVVLYEFRSKANALGQWVMQGLAEVIDRVENDPNLRGLVIGNEGRHFSVGANLGEVVMAVAQQDFKLLEMFLEQFQAVIQRVRYATKPVVVCVHQRALGGGCEMVMACPHPVAAAESYLGLVELGVGLIPAGTGTTRLTIKAAEQAPSGHPSEILPWIRKYFETIAMAQVATSARQAQAMGFLPAHACIVMHEDRRFHAAKQEVIRLSEQGYAPPVRPTRVKVLGQPGYAALMVGVDQYRKGGFITEYDQYLASKLAYVMTGGALTHPQEVSEDYLLALEREVFLHLLGQPKTQERILHLLQTNKPLRN
- a CDS encoding thiolase family protein, producing MQANGAYIVSIVRTPVGKAEKGALRNVRPEELGAIAVREAIRRVKGLEPELIDDVIMGCAFPEGPQGMNLGRIVAQKAGLPDSVPGATVNRFCSSGLQTIAMATQAIVAGYADVVVAGGTESMSQVPMSGFFFQPDPELVARDIDVYLSMGLTAENLAERYGISREEADRFALRSHMRAVEAIDGGRFDEEIVPVRVREVVYDNGQTRLEEKEVRIDEGPRRDTSLEALAALRPVFKQNGTVTAGNASQKSDGAAAAVVMSERMVRELGVEPLGRLIGFALAGVPPEIMGIGPVEAIRKVLKQTGLSLKDIDLIELNEAFAVQALAVIREVGLDEEKVNVNGGAIALGHPLGCTGTKLTATLLYELRRRGGRYGLCTMCVGGGMGAAGLIENLQR
- a CDS encoding acyl-CoA dehydrogenase; the protein is MNLPFYHFLEPIGAGWVVLLVLAGALTLAFTGAPLGLWTLAVAVVLYGTAAPVWLWVVFGVLAIAFNLKPLRRAFLSKPLMNLLRTSGFLPKISDTERTAIEAGTVWVEGELFAGKPNFHRLLRETSYPSLSEEERAFLEGPVEELCRMVNDWDVWRRRDLPPEVWQFIREHKFFGIIIPKAYGGLGFSALANSAVVQKLASRCGPLATTVMVPNSLGPAELLIHYGTPAQRDYYLPRLARGEEIPAFALTEPGAGSDAGAIQATGIVFRGEDGQLYLRLNWQKRYITLAAISTVLGLAFKLRDPQNLLGQGEDVGITCALIPTSTPGVKLGMRHDPLGVPFYNSPVEGHDVVVPIDAIIGGPQWAGKGWRMLMESLAAGRGISLPASSAGGVKLVYRVASAHAKVRRQFGLPIGMFEGIEEPLARIGGFNYLIEAARVYTCGGLDRGAKPAVVSAIMKYNTTELGRQVINDGMDILAGNGISRGPRNLLAHGYIATPIGITVEGANILTRTLMIFGQGAIRCHPYAYKEINALAQGDVQAFDEAFWGHVGLVVRNSARALLLSLTRGRLARTGVSGPAARYAQKLAWASASFAFLADLAMAVLGGNLKRKEKLTGRFADIFSWMYLATATLRRFEAEGRLEEDRPFFDWAMQYAFFRMQQAFEGLLDNLRIPGLTWFLRGPAAWWSRLNPLGRMPSDSLGHRVAQCMQLPGAQRERMTAGMYLPSDPNDALARLERAFQLAYEEDELLKKVHAAVKQGVLQKDRPDRLVHQAVEKGILTAQEAQRIQEAEAARWDAIQVDAFTLEEYRRFYNAPPAGIAAAGDGSRSAVATQP
- the topA gene encoding type I DNA topoisomerase, whose product is MKRLVVVESPTKARTIRNFLPKDGFRVEASMGHIRDLPASAAEVPENLKHEAWARLGVRIDRDFEPLYVIPRDKRKVVQQLKEALKEADELYIATDEDREGESIGWHLVEVLKPTVPVRRMVFHEITREAIEAALRSPRQIDLNLVEAQEARRILDRLVGYLVSPVLWRKIAPRLSAGRVQSAAVRLLVLREKERIAFVAATYWDLKALLEHEGQRFEAVLTHLDGIRIVGGKDFDEHTGRLKAGLVPGREVILLDEAQAQTLAQRLSTERWRVVDLESRTVSRSPAPPFITSTLQQEASRKLGLSARQTMQIAQRLYEQGYITYMRTDSTHLSQEAIEASRRAIVERYGKAYLSPQPRQYQSRVRNAQEAHEAIRPAGREMKTAEELGLKGIDAALYDLIWKRTIASQMADARLQLLTVHLDAGDRPPIARFRASGRTIEFPGFFRAYVEGSDDPEATLEDREQPLPPLQRGDQPRCQKVEAQRHETRPPARYTEATLVKTLEQEGIGRPSTYATIIDTVLQRGYAIRRNNQLVPTFMAFATNNLLETCFQKLVDLGFTAQMEEALDEIAAGRQKTVPYLRQFYEGEEGLERMIDAALEHIDPREVSTIRFPQWEPYVVRVGRYGPYVEGPLDGQLVTASLPPELTPGEVTREKLEEILRGEQVDDRVLGLDPKTGLPVLLRRGPYGYYVQLGDDEAHGKPKRVALPPGMEPAVVTLEHAQELLKLPRQLGKHPETGAPVLVGIGRYGPYVQHGRTFASLKEEDDVFTLDLERALELLAEKEARSRPLRSLGRHPETGDPVELWEGRYGPYVKCGRTNASLPEGRAPEALTLEEALELLRTKAQKPRYARRKSR